The stretch of DNA AAAATCTTGAAGCCAGAATTCTGGGCCAATTTTAACAGTGCTGACAAAGTGCTATACAGAAAACTATTATCTGCAGTATCTCAAAAATCAATAGCATAGCTGCCAGTGCAGGGGAAAAACAGCTAATTTGTAGCTGTCATTGGATTTCAAGCCAGCATGCTTCAGGATATGCTGGGTGTATTTTTAGACTGCAAGCTCCTATTAAACTGCGTATTTGTCAAAACATTACAAAAACCAATCCATCGAAAATGCATCATGTGTTCTAGGGGCTAGCCATATTGTTTATCAACATGTTTTTGTGTCCACGACATACGAGGACAATTATACGCAATATTGGCATTCCGTGTTGTGTAAATAAAAGGATTGATTTAATGAAAAGATAATTTACAGAAGGAATGACCACTCTGGCACGGCCTTATTAATTTGATCCTTACAAAtacaagaaataaaacaagattAAATTATCTAGGTGCAATAGTAATCTCAAATGGTCATTCTTTAATAAAACTTTCATTGATAGATATAATTAATAAACTTCAGATCATCAAAGCAGAATGTTCTATTCTTTTGATTGAAAGGAATATGAAAGCAATAGATAACATTGATGGCAAATACATTAGGCCAATTAAGAATCTTGCCCACTTTGTGATTTGGAAATAGAAagcttttttaaaaattatttatacCAAATTCCCAACAACACATTATTTAGGATGGTTTTAAAAATTGTAAGATTGGGTAAAGGAGAGGATAACCCCCTCTCAGTATAGAGGTTAAATATAATCTTCACTGATGGTGACAGGAGCACCAAACTAGTTGGATATAGATATATTCTCTCCTTAACTACTGTCAAAACGTTGATGCATATGATAAAGGTATGCTGTGGGTTCATAAGAGAAATCATTCCTTATGGGCTGCAAGAAGTCATGCCCTCTAGGTGACCAAAAACCATATGCCCTCTATATATGTAAGGAAATTACATCTTGGAGACCAATGATTTATACCTTATTGATGACAAGAGATCATGCCCTCAAGACGACCAAATAATGGAACCCTCAAAGTTGATGGAGAAATCATTCCCTTAGGAATACAGAGAATCAGTATCTTAAGAAGGACATTCAAATCATGCCTCCTGGGTGACAAGGAAATTGTATCTTCAGGATGACAAACAAATCATGCCCCCTGGGtgacaaaaaaaattgtatctTCAGGATGACAAACAAATCATGCCCCCTGGGTGACAAAAAAATTGTACCTTCAGGATGACAAAAAAATCATGCCCCCTGTGTGACAAAGAAATTTTAACTTCAGGATGACAAACAAATCATGTCACCTGGGTGATGGAAAAATCATGCCCTCAAACTACTGAGAAATCACACCCTCAATGTCTAAGGAAATCTCTGTAAATCTAAAGGTAACACAGATAAATACCTTCAGAATGACAAAGAAAATTATGTCCTGATGGTGAAAATGAAATCATACTATTTGTCCTCAGAATACGGCGGTTACCTacgtcattttggtatcttgaaACCCCCGTATTAGTCCCATCTTCCATGATTGTGACGTTGTCATTTAACAtgtttttgtgacgtcatgatcacCAGATGGTTGGACTAATCAATGGTAAGTATaagtactttacccacgtcgtttcgGGAACTCAAAACCCCGGTATTACTTCCTGATTTTACACCGTCAAATTAATCTAGAAGGTCATACATATGATCTCAGCCCACTAATCCACTGATCCATTTAAGTATTGAGCACCATTCTACATCGTTAAGCAGTACCATTGTATAGATATTACACACTAATGCCGCAAAAACTTGTCTCCAAAAACAGGTCATGTGGTACCAGTGAAATTCACCAGTAGATACTGTGTAAGCATGAGGTAATAAAAACAGCGTGTTTTTTGCTTGATGGTCCCCCTAGAAAAGCTTACGTAGATAAGATCTGGAAAAATCAATAACTCTATACAAGAACTGGGTGCATGTTCACAAAAAAAACCCCGAGAAAACAAGTTTGATCTTGGACGAGCTGCTTTGTTTCCTGAGCCTTTACTGTGAGCTTCTGTTAGTGGTGAAGGAGTGCGCAGCTTTCATTATTGGTTAAGTGATCAAATCAAGAGGGTTACTGAGAGTCAAGAGTATGCTTTATATTCTAATACAGGAAATCATCTGAGCAAATGTATCCTCTGAGCTTAAGTGCATCCTTGAGTTGAGAGTTCAGTGAGTTTTACTCAATTACACTATTTTAAGGGGAgtatttttgctttgaaattGAATTCAGTGACCCCTATGAGTTAAGGGTAAGTGTATATCCTGAGTTGAGCATATACAGCAAGCTCTATTTGAGGGAAATTTTTGCTTTGAGCTTTGAAAGTATCTACTTTGTTGAGTGTAACCTCTTATTAAGTAAAAGTGTACGATCTGATTTAAGTGTACAATCTAAGTTAAGTGTATAATCTAAGTTAAGTGTATAATCTGAGTTAAGTGTACGATCTGATTTAAGTGTACGATCTAAGTTAAGTGTATAATCTGAGTTAAGTGTACAATCTCAGTTAAGTGTACAATCTAAGTTAAGTGTATAATTTGAGTTAAGTGTATAATCTGAGTTAAGTGTAAGATCTGAGTTAAGTGTACATTCTGAGTTAAGTGTACAATCTGAGTTAAATGTAAGATCTGAGTTAAGTGCATAATCTGAGTTTAGTGTACAAATCTGAGTTAAATGTAAGATCTGAGTTAAGTGCATAATCTGAGTTTAGTGTACGATCTGAGTTAAGTGTACGATCTGAGTCAAGTGTATGATCTAAGTTTAGAGCACGATCTGAGTCAAGTTTACAATCTGAGTTAAGTGTATAATCTGAGTTAAGTGTATGATCTGCGTTAAGTGTAAGATCTGAGTTAAGTGTACAATCTGAGTTAAGTGTACGATCTGAGTTAAGTGTACAATCTGGGTTAAATGTACATTCTTGAGTTAAGTGTACAATCTGAGTTCAGTGAACAATCTGAGTTAGTGTACGATCTAGTTAAGTGTACAATCTGAGTTAAGTGTACATCTGAGTTGTGTACAGTGTACGATCTGAGTCAAGTGTATGATCTTAGTTTTAGAACACGATCTGAGTCAAGTTTACAATCTGAGTTAAGTGTATAATCTGAGTTAAGTGTAAGATCTGAGTTAAGTGTACATTCTGAGTTAAGTGTACAATCTGAGTTAAGTGTATAATCTGAGTTAAGTGTAAGATCTGAGTTAAGTGTACATTCTGAGTTAAGTGTACAATCTGAGTTAAATGTAAGATCTGAGTTAAGTGCATAATCTGAGTTTAGTGTACGATCTGAGTTAAGTGTACGATCTGAGTCAAGTGTATGATCTAAGTTTAGAGCACGATCTGAGTCAAGTTTACAATCTGAGTTAAGTGTATAATCTGAGTTAAGTGTACGATCTGCGTTAAGTGTAAGATCTGAGTTAAGTGTACAATCTGAGTTAAGTGTACGATCTGAGTTAAGTGTACGATCTGAGTTAAGTGTACAATCTGGGTTAAATGTACATTCTGAGTTAAGTGTACAATCTGAGTTCAGTGAACAGTCTGAGTTTAGTGTACGATCTTAGTTAAGTGTACAATCTGAGTTAAGTGTACGATCTGAGTCAAGTGTATGATCTTAGTTTAGAGCACGATCTGAGTCAAGTTTACAATCTGAGTTAAGTGTACAATCTGAGTTAAGTGTACAATCTGAGTTAAGTGTACGATCTGAGTTAAGTGTACAATCTGAGTTAAGTGTACAATCTGAGTTAAGTGTACAATCTGAGTTAAGTGTACAATCTGAGTTAAGTGTACAATCTGAGTTAAGTGTACAATCTGAGTTGAGTGTACAATCTGAGTTGGGTGTACAATCTGAGTTAAGTGTACAATCCGATCGTGTACAATCTGAGTTGAGTGTACAATCTGAGTTGGGTGTACAATCTGAGTTAAGTGTAGAATCTCAGTTAAGTGTACAATCTAAGTTAAGTGTATAATCTGAGTTAAGTGTACGATCTGAGTTTAGTGTACGATCTGAGTTAAGTGTACGATCTGAGTTAAGTGTACGATCTGAGTTAAGTGTACGATCTGAGTTAAGTGTACGATCTGAGTTAAGTGTACAATCTGAGTTAAGTGTACGATCTGAGTTAAGTGTACGATCTGAGTTTAGTGTACGATCTGAGTTAAGTAAATCAACAGCTGAGTTGGTTATTTAATTACCCTGACACATCAATCGGCCCTACTGTACAGCTGTTATCTAAGACTAATCAACTCAGATGTGCTTTTCCCACTAACTCCCATGTGCTCTTCTTTctatttacacaaaattatcatttgtacAGCACACGTTTTACCACTGTATGGGACGGAGTACTATATAGGTCGTGCTTTCATCACAATCTACAATTGTACTATAGAAAATATAAAGGTTCACACATATACACAACAATAGAGAACCCATATTTTAAAAAGTGCATATTCATAAAACAGTGATGCAATACATGACAAAGTTAGCCAAGTAAGGCCAAAATAAGGCTATTAAGAATGATTATTTTGACTTATAACAGAGAAACAATTTGTGTTTCATTATCTATAGCTGTTTGCAGCAATTCAAAATAGACCTGAgttgaacatttttttaatattgaaattctcCCCAACTACGGACACCTTCTGTCCATTTTCCTGTCCATTTGAAAAGTGGACATGAGCTGACCGGGAGGTCCACTGACCACTACTGGACACACAGGCATGTCCAGAGTGTTTCCTTCTCCAGATAACACTGATTTAGTTTCACCTCAATCTATAAGCTGTGCATAGCGACACTGcaatgttatatatactgaCCAGCAACACTGGACAACAAAAGGTTTAACTCCTGCAAAACTGACCTCTATCCTATCTACCACCTTCAAATGACCGTCAAATGGTGTTTCAGAGCAAAATAGACTGTTATTCTTTTATCTTCAAATCTAAATTGTAAGACatatttttaaagtaatttaaaacagataatataatGTTCATCTTTTACATtcatatgaaattatgaaaGAATTTCAAAAAGGAATCTTTAATTCTTCTAATCTTCCAAATTGTCACATTAAATCAAAGAAAGTTCATTGgctactttctgagaaatgttATGGGATGAAACAAATTATCTGAacagatatagatatatgtgttcAGGTGTCCCTTATAAACAGGTTTCCTCTATAGACAGTTGCCCTTTGTAAATACAGtcttttttcaattaattactCTGTGAAATCAGatttttattataaacaaaaaataatttttatagacaagtttccaTTAAAAAGTAAGTGTTCTTTTTACAGAAAAATCCAACAGAAGTATTCATCTGTTTTATCTATCTCTCTATAAATCAGGTGGCAGTATAATTTAGTGTATGTAATAGGGAGAATGATGATATCATATTGAGAAATGTCAACCGATCATTTACCTACAATTTAGCGGGAAACACACCGCCCTCCTGCTCTAGATGACTGATCACATTTGATATTCAGTTCTCCAATAACAGTTAATCAGTCGAGTAAGAATGCATTCAGGTCGTAACTGTCATCGATTGTCTTTTGATATCTTTAATAAAGCAATGGGGCTGAATCTACTTCAAAGTCGAGGATGGGCAAATTACAATCATAACTGGTACTGAAATAGTACATAATGCTCCTGTTGTACCTGGCATCTGTTACTGTATTTGTACAGACTGTGATTAATTAGAGATTGTGCATCAAACATAACCACGGCTCCCCATAACCTTTGTTGTCAGGAATGGGCCTTCAAATTGCATCATGCTTTCATAATTATGTGTTATACTCCTATGTATCTGACTGAGATAAATATAGCTTTTCTCGGATAAAATGTCGGATACTTTTCAGAatataactctgataaatagtTAGGTTTTTTaagatttatattaaatatgtacgTTATAAATACAAGATTATCTAAAAGTTAGGGATATAGACATATAAAATCAGTCACTCTCTGTCCTTTTAAAAAATCCACAGACATTTAAACCAGGATTCTCTTATTTCTACCCCAAATCCTTCCTAAACCATACTTTACAAATTTACCAATTCTAACCGTCCCCCTCCAGAATACCCTCAGCTACTACCAAATCTCGTTTTCTGTGTCCCCCATAAAATCAAGCAGATTTAAACCGACTTACAGTATAAGCTTAGTGGATGCCTCTCATTGACAATTAAAGTAAAGACATGGAGACTGGcaattattgattttgaaatgtattGCTTCAGCAAACAGCTGCAGAAAGCATGTGTTTACTTATGTGTTTAGGTGTCAAATACTAGTACACACGCTGGCCACAATCGTGTATGTGTGCTACAACATTCTACGCATCTAGTAGTGGCAGAAAAACATCAATAAAGTATGTGCACGCTTCAACATGTAGAAAGCTGTATCGTATTGCTTAACAGGCTGAATGGCATTCTATATGCAGTGTCGCAGATCAATGGGGTAATGAGCTGTAAGGTTTGCAATACATGTGTAACATATAATGAATGGGAAGGGCAGGAAGGGGGGGAGGGGCAGAAGGGGGGAGGGGCAGGAGGGACAGGAGGGGACAACAGGGAGGGGTAAGAAGGGGGAAGGGGCAACAGAGGGACAGGAGGGAGGAGGGAGAACTGGGAGGGGCAGAAAGGGGGTCAATGGAGGGACAGGGAAGAGAAGGGGGCAACAGGGAGGGGCAATAGATGGACAGGAGTGAGCAAGTGATGGACAGGAGGGGAAGGGGTTACTGAGGGAGGAGCAGAGAGGGGGCAACAGGGAGGGGCAGAGAGGGGCAGGGGTAACAGGGAGGGGTAACATGGAGGGCCAGGAAGGGGCAACAGGGAGGGATAGGACGCACAGAAGTGGAGGAGGATAACATGGAAGGGCTGGACAGAAGAGGGAGGGGGCAACAAGGAGGGGCAGGAAGGGGTAGTCATCAGAGAGCGGTTAGACAGAAGAGGGAGGAGCAGCAGGGAGAGGTAGAACAGAAGGGGAAAGGGCATAGGAGCAGAAAATAGAAATAGTTAAGGGCATAGAAAAGGGAATGGGCAACAGGGAGGAGCAGGAGAAGAAATGAGACAGGAGAAGAAGGGGAGGTGCAGGAGAAGGGAAAACATGAAGGGGCACAGAAAGAGAAGGGGAAACAGATACGGCAGAGTTAAAGGGGTAGGGACACATACAATGAGGGAATGAACAGAAGTGGCATTAGCAACCATGTGTAGACGTCAAGGGAATGAGTACAAGAGTAGGGGTAGATCATGGGCAAGGAAGTGTGGAGGCAACAGGGGGTATAACTAGTAGGGGCAAGGGCAATGTTGAGTGGGGTATAAGGGCTAAGAGGTAACAGAATATGATGAGCTATTAGAAAAGGTGTATGAGAGAAGTGGTATGAACAAAGGGAATGACATACAATGTTAAGGCACAACTCAAAATCAGGAAGGCATGTCAAGATATTATTGTAATTGTCTTCCTGATGAAATCAGAATCTCATACAcgttttttctgaaatttcataaaaattttatgaaatcaCATTACTATTTTCCAAAAAACATTCCATGTAAAGACTTATAAATTCACCATCAAGTTATTTCCCAATGTTTGTTATtaactttttcaaacatttataaCTGCTGGCATACACTTAATCATGTTATATTTAGCTCAATGTcgtatataaataatgtatgacATTTGTAAGTGGCAGCATTTGTGACTTCATACATTGAAAGCAAAGTGTCAGATCTTTTCCTGTCCTTTAAATGTGGAAAATAAAGTAAAAGTCTGCACAGGGTCAGGAGAAGTGAAACTGCAGATACTAAATTACCACAtacatactgtatttgacccaataaacgCCCCCAGCCTTATAAGCACCCCTCCGGGCTCCCttttttaggcttcaatttcacttaatTGGAAATAAATGCAGACTTCATGAGAATATTAAAACTGTGTTGGTTTCCCTATCAatatcttttgcaaattgatttatggctactttgtagaataattttatgaaaggctagtccaaatttgtttctattaagtgCCCCCTTATTTGCTTCGAtgttttaagcgccctgggctcTTATTATGTCAAATATGGTGAGTTGATTTAATATTTAGACAATCAAAATTTAAGCATCTGTACCATTTTCATTCAACATGTCAAATTTCTTTGTATTATTCTAAGCCTACGGCTTACCGGTAATTACCATTCTATAAGGTCATAGGGAGGAGAGATCTATATCtagttttaaataatttcaaagtcCACAttcttaaaatttcattatctttgaTATAGTAAAGTTAAACATGAACAACAAAAGATATATTCCAAAAAAGAAAAATAGTTCTTGTAGATATGACAATTATATACATCTAGTTAAAAATTTAATGCATATATAAACACCTTTTACGTTGTTCTTGCATTTTCTTCATCGTTAAAAGTTTTTGAAGTCTCAATTTGCATAAAACTTTTAAAGCTCCGTGTATACTTAATTATGTTCATGCAAAATTGCGTGAAAAACGGTTAAAAAAATGCATAAGTTacgaaaaagaaaacaaaattctaAGGATcagtttttaaaaaagaaactgAAAGACTCtagcaaaattaaaaccaattGTTTAAATTGGGTCGGTATACAATTTCTGAAAGACCACAGCTaagtgtttaaaaaaaatgcctTAATTCATATTAATGAAACGAGCGCATTAAATAACAGTCGACAATGGCCCATAAAAAACAAGGTTGACAAACTTTACCCTGGAATGGGCTCTTTCCTCCGTGGACCGTGGCTTCCCTAAATTACTGCATGAATATAAGGGTCTCGCAGAGGGTAATATCCTACCTGGTTATACGTTTACATCACTGTGACCGCCCCTTCATTCCCTTGTCCCTTCAATGCCGTGACCCCACATCCCCGTATAGTTTCAGGTTTCAACGGCCATCATACATCACACTagcattattaaaaaaaaaattccacagCGCAAGCTCAACTCTCGGCATAAATGTCAAAACTGACAAGACACGTATAAAAAAATCCTCATGCATCTGATTTAAATCTTTCACTGcctatatcatacatatatacacatactcAAGCAAATCGTTGTAAGAACAACGGTcacgtaaaaaaaaaattataatccCCCCTGAACGGGCCTCTCCATGCCTGACAATGTAATGCTATGTAAGTTGGGGAAATGTGCACACTTGATTTAAGGTCACCCATGCGTGACCCTGGCTTGCTACATTGGCCTTACACACGCAGAGGGCCTGCATTGTATGTAGTGGGGGTGAGTGACTTCCATTCATACAGGGGTGTGAGCGGTAGAGGCCCTGGCCAAGCCAGGTTAcaagtttatgtatatatacctacattATCATCCCACATTAAAACCCTGCACTGTGCATGCACATAACATAGCAACCAATGCCTCTACTAGTCGAGATAAGACTTATACTGCAGTGTTCATatctatatttataatacagttATA from Argopecten irradians isolate NY chromosome 15, Ai_NY, whole genome shotgun sequence encodes:
- the LOC138308714 gene encoding clumping factor A-like, which codes for MARRDIESEVTKGDIQGECEIVEITKDNLQGERTKDNIQGEITKGNLQGEITKDRTLNSDRTLNSDRTLNSDCTLNSDRTLNSDRTLNSDRTLNSDRTLNSDRTLNSDHCTLNSECTFNPDCTLNSDRTLNSDRTLNSDCTLNSDLTLNADRTLNSDYTLNSDCKLDSDRALNLDHTLDSDRTLNSDRTLNSDYALNSDLTFNSDCTLNSECTLNSDLTLNSDYTLNSDCTLNSECTLNSDLTLNSDYTLNSDCKLDSDRVLKLRSYT